The following proteins come from a genomic window of Daphnia carinata strain CSIRO-1 chromosome 8, CSIRO_AGI_Dcar_HiC_V3, whole genome shotgun sequence:
- the LOC130704082 gene encoding kinesin-like protein KIF14 isoform X1, whose amino-acid sequence MKKSAEAKLPAKHNSQTPKKCMTSKKQKTKQKASSLIADAPNVNQTVPKEKKKKVQTSSANSIIVAVRVRPKTAKEESEKQKPAIFVEGKNISVLTSIGETHIFCCDNCFISDTPTVQNGKHHQQGQVYECLAKPLLSQAFKGFNTCMFAYGQTGTGKSYSMMGKIGNRNELDQASGIIPRFCFDLFLRIEELAKNPTAERLSIEIEVSFFEIYKERIQDLLCSSSKTGGNLSVREHPKNGPYVVNLTKCSVTSFEEVQRWLSVGNQRRIVASTSDNKRSSRSHVIFTITLAQSFEEQVAGKMEMVRKQSRVNFIDLAGSERMASLSVGVRRQESLAINLSLFTLGKVITALAEKKFAPYRESVLTWLLKESLGGNSKTVMLATVSPNVAHIEATLSTLRYSCLASKIVNAPTICETPKACSNKPSLAETVGATSHVENSPARIKELESTVRHLSDLLAEVENKKDSEWKEKMAQAELKRIEAEQALSNHGLSSYIDPQQPYLININRDPLLSETMFFPLNPGKNMVGPMVCSNDPPSIQLNGLTIEENHCCIEYDDDLRIFANAETYVNGQLVGTEKVVLCHGDRIIIGGTHHFHLHNPKDSQFHEKRANGVPDFETSYQELRDVQEKVLQVAVEEAQQKARQQMISEISDLRREANLEISFRQRSNEDKTENCNGISQEQQLNATPSASINWQELELLLRDSQRKLEQPPNNPLQQESSFVVQSMLNEANSICRRFHQPYRFTRKEAITEDLQSAICVKDQNLQHIMYWSFDKMKQRLKALRDAVQDSKTFPTEVFFDGGDIWQREDDASVFFAPATRAKLERLLKGVNFNDSNVSFLDESKFSYRSPRRSSLLPRSPTVNERSGVACQELIHNFAVDENLMSAFCSIASCLQSQLDHPDCTSSFAITLTSNTLSLLSVFPGLVDFMLSTREVPANLRINWAQSCKELKQNLQKCVEFVLQGVSLDSAGLFNQWIDLTKDSLNAILTTYGELAVVVFKELPCLPLMSRTTTVSSFVSALSKVHESLILLAEGVKMKIEQLPNKNSPLANPSLADNGCHMANACYSSIHHVTSLLEDLRPIAYTDFSNSDEMELEELFLKHRELVDVLFCMGKTIDQLFLHLELNVLSQVKVCAAALKAQAFDYANRMGASDNPFLSDLSFAILTIHRLVAEKRRMVDLQRGRNIHYSPVPPQMLVTPTRKPNVDDTNDLVTRNV is encoded by the exons atgaaaaaatctgCAGAAGCTAAGCTACCTGCGAAGCATAACTCTCAAACTCCCAAGAAGTGTATGAcatcaaagaaacaaaagacaaagCAAAAAGCTTCATCTTTAATAGCAGATGCCCCTAATGTAAATCAAACTGttccaaaggaaaagaaaaagaaggtacAAACAAGTTCCGCTAACAGCATTATAGTAGCCGTCAGAGTGCGACCCAAAactgcaaaagaagaaagcgaaaaacagAAACCTGCCATTTTCGTGGAAGGCAAAAATATAAGTGTTTTGACAAGCATTGGAGAAActcacattttttgttgcgaCAACTGCTTTATCTCTGATACTCCTACTGTCCAGAATGGAAAACATCACCAACAGGGACAAGTTTACGAGTGCCTGGCTAAGCCTTTACTTTCACAAGCTTTCAAGGGCTTCAACACCTGCATGTTTGCCTATGGGCAAACAGGCACTGGCAAAAGCTATAGCATGATGGGGAAAATTGGAAATAGAAACGAATTAGATCAAGCTTCTGGGATTATACCTCGTTTTTGCTTCGATCTTTTTCTTCGAATCGAAGAACTAGCAAAGAACCCAACTGCCGAGAGACTATCCATCGAAATTGAAGTcagtttttttgaaatctacAAAGAACGAATCCAAGATCTGTTATGTTCGTCGAGCAAAACAGGTGGCAATTTGTCAGTTCGTGAGCAtccaaaaaat GGCCCTTATGTGGTTAACCTTACCAAGTGCTCTGTCACTTCATTTGAGGAGGTACAGCGGTGGCTTTCTGTTGGAAATCAAAGACGGATCGTAGCATCGACGTCTGACAACAAACGCAGCTCGCGTTCTCATGTTATTTTTACCATTACTTTAGCGCAAA GTTTTGAAGAACAGGTGGCAGGGAAAATGGAAATGGTACGGAAACAGAGCCGCGTCAACTTTATAGATTTAGCTGGTAGTGAAAGAATGGCTTCTTTATCAGTTGGAGTTCGCCGGCAGGAAAGCTTAGCCATAAACCTTTCTCTATTCACATTGGGAAAAGTAATAACAGCTTTAGCAGAGAAAAAATTCGCACCATACAG AGAATCAGTTCTGACATGGCTGTTGAAGGAAAGTTTGGGAGGTAACTCCAAAACAGTAATGTTGGCAACCGTCAGTCCGAATGTTGCCCATATAGAAGCTACGCTATCCACATTGCGATACTCCTGCTTG GCCAGTAAAATTGTAAATGCTCCGACGATCTGCGAGACTCCTAAAGCTTGCTCGAATAAACCTTCACTTGCTGAAACCGTTGGAGCGACAAGTCATGTTGAAAATTCTCCTGCGCGAATCAAAGAGCTCGAAAGTACAGTCCGTCATCTCAGCGATCTCCTCGCAGAAgttgaaaataagaaagattctgaatggaaagagaaaatggcacAAGCAGAATTAAAACGCATCGAAGCCGAACAAGCTCTTTCCAATCATGGCCTTTCTAGTTACATCGATCCTCAACAGCCATACCTAATCAACATTAATCGG GATCCTTTGTTGTCCGAAACAATGTTTTTCCCGCTGAATCCTGGTAAAAACATGGTGGGCCCTATGGTATGTTCAAATGACCCGCCATCTATCCAGCTAAACGGGTTGACGATCGAGGAAAACCATTGCTGCATCGAATATGATGATGATCTTCGAATATTTGCCAACGCTGAAACCTACGTTAACGGGCAGCTAGTTGGCACAGAAAAAGTCGTTTTGTGTCATGGTGATCGCATTATTATCGGTGGAAcccatcattttcatttgcataatCCAAAAGATTCCCAATTCCACGAAAAAAGGGCTAATGGG GTTCCCGACTTTGAGACATCGTACCAGGAGCTGCGAGATGTTCAAGAAAAAGTCTTGCAGGTAGCCGTTGAAGAAGCCCAACAAAAGGCACGGCAGCAAATGATATCAGAAATCTCAGATCTTCGTAGAGAAGCAAATTTAGAAATTTCATTCCGACAGCGTTCGAATGAGGATAAGACGGAGAATTGCAATGGTATTTCGCAAGAACAGCAACTTAATGCAACCCCATCCGCATCAATTAACTGGCAAGAATTGGAACTTCTTCTTCGCGACTCCCAGAGAAAATTGGAGCAGCCACCCAACAATCCCCTTCAA CAGGAATCGTCGTTTGTCGTCCAGTCTATGTTGAACGAGGCTAATTCTATTTGCCGACGTTTTCACCAGCCTTACAGATTTACCCGTAAAGAGGCAATCACTGAAGATTTACAGTCTGCTATTTGTGTCAAGGATCAAAATCTTCAGCACATAATGTATTGGAGTTTtgacaaaatgaaacagcgTTTGAAAGCTTTGCGGGATGCAGTGCAAGATTCGAAAACTTTTCCCACAGAAGTTTTTTTCGATGGCGGTGATATTTGGCAGAGAGAAGATGATGCCTCTGTATTTTTTGCTCCCGCAACAAGAGCAAAACTGGAAAGGCTGCTTAAAGGTGTGAATTTTAACGACAGCAATGTCTCATTTCTCGATGAGAGCAAATTTAGCTATCGCTCTCCACGTCGGTCAAGTTTACTTCCTCGATCGCCAACCGTTAACGAAAGGTCTGGTGTAGCGTGCCAGGAATTGATTCACAACTTCGCTGTCGACGAAAATTTAATGTCTGCCTTCTGTTCCATCGCATCTTGCCTTCAATCACAATTGGATCATCCTGATTGCACGTCGAGCTTTGCCATTACGCTAACATCGAACACACTATCTCTACTGTCAGTATTCCCAGGACTGGTTGATTTTATGCTCAGTACTAGGGAAGTACCTGCAAACTTGCGAATCAATTGGGCACAATCTTGCAAAGAACTAAAACAGAATTTACAAAAATGTGTGGAATTTGTCCTACAG GGCGTCTCATTGGACTCCGCAGGTCTTTTCAATCAGTGGATAGATTTGACAAAAGATTCCCTGAACGCCATTCTTACCACGTACGGCGAACtagctgttgttgtttttaaggAACTCCCGTGTTTGCCATTGATGTCTCGTACGACTACTGTATCCAGCTTCGTTTCAGCACTCAGCAAAGTGCACGAATCGCTTATTCTTTTGGCTGAAGgcgtcaaaatgaaaatagaacaACTCCCTAACAAGAATTCTCCATTAGCCAATCCTAGTTTGGCGGATAATGGATGCCATATGGCGAATGCTTGTTACAGTAGCATACATCATGTTACAAGCCTTCTTGAAGACCTTAGACCCATTGCCTACACGGATTTCTCCAATTCCGACGAAATGGAACTCGAAGAACTATTTTTGAAACATCGTGAGCTAGTggatgttttattttgtatggGTAAAACTATTGACCAGTTGTTTCTGCATCTTGAGCTTAATGTGTTGTCACAAGTTAAAGTTTGTGCAGCTGCATTGAAAGCTCAAGCATTTGATTATGCAAATCGTATGGGTGCTTCCGACAACCCCTTCTTAAGTGACCTCTCATTTGCAATTTTAACAATCCACAGATTAGTTGCCGAAAAGAGGAGAATGGTGGACTTGCAAAGAGGACGGAACATACATTATAGTCCTGTTCCTCCACAAATGCTCGTCACCCCTACACGCAAACCCAATGTTGATGACACTAATGATCTTGTAACTAGAAACGTCTAG
- the LOC130704082 gene encoding kinesin-like protein KIF14 isoform X2, translating to MKKSAEAKLPAKHNSQTPKKCMTSKKQKTKQKASSLIADAPNVNQTVPKEKKKKVQTSSANSIIVAVRVRPKTAKEESEKQKPAIFVEGKNISVLTSIGETHIFCCDNCFISDTPTVQNGKHHQQGQVYECLAKPLLSQAFKGFNTCMFAYGQTGTGKSYSMMGKIGNRNELDQASGIIPRFCFDLFLRIEELAKNPTAERLSIEIEVSFFEIYKERIQDLLCSSSKTGGNLSVREHPKNGPYVVNLTKCSVTSFEEVQRWLSVGNQRRIVASTSDNKRSSRSHVIFTITLAQSFEEQVAGKMEMVRKQSRVNFIDLAGSERMASLSVGVRRQESLAINLSLFTLGKVITALAEKKFAPYRESVLTWLLKESLGGNSKTVMLATVSPNVAHIEATLSTLRYSCLASKIVNAPTICETPKACSNKPSLAETVGATSHVENSPARIKELESTVRHLSDLLAEVENKKDSEWKEKMAQAELKRIEAEQALSNHGLSSYIDPQQPYLININRDPLLSETMFFPLNPGKNMVGPMVCSNDPPSIQLNGLTIEENHCCIEYDDDLRIFANAETYVNGQLVGTEKVVLCHGDRIIIGGTHHFHLHNPKDSQFHEKRANGVPDFETSYQELRDVQEKVLQVAVEEAQQKARQQMISEISDLRREANLEISFRQRSNEDKTENCNGISQEQQLNATPSASINWQELELLLRDSQRKLEQPPNNPLQESSFVVQSMLNEANSICRRFHQPYRFTRKEAITEDLQSAICVKDQNLQHIMYWSFDKMKQRLKALRDAVQDSKTFPTEVFFDGGDIWQREDDASVFFAPATRAKLERLLKGVNFNDSNVSFLDESKFSYRSPRRSSLLPRSPTVNERSGVACQELIHNFAVDENLMSAFCSIASCLQSQLDHPDCTSSFAITLTSNTLSLLSVFPGLVDFMLSTREVPANLRINWAQSCKELKQNLQKCVEFVLQGVSLDSAGLFNQWIDLTKDSLNAILTTYGELAVVVFKELPCLPLMSRTTTVSSFVSALSKVHESLILLAEGVKMKIEQLPNKNSPLANPSLADNGCHMANACYSSIHHVTSLLEDLRPIAYTDFSNSDEMELEELFLKHRELVDVLFCMGKTIDQLFLHLELNVLSQVKVCAAALKAQAFDYANRMGASDNPFLSDLSFAILTIHRLVAEKRRMVDLQRGRNIHYSPVPPQMLVTPTRKPNVDDTNDLVTRNV from the exons atgaaaaaatctgCAGAAGCTAAGCTACCTGCGAAGCATAACTCTCAAACTCCCAAGAAGTGTATGAcatcaaagaaacaaaagacaaagCAAAAAGCTTCATCTTTAATAGCAGATGCCCCTAATGTAAATCAAACTGttccaaaggaaaagaaaaagaaggtacAAACAAGTTCCGCTAACAGCATTATAGTAGCCGTCAGAGTGCGACCCAAAactgcaaaagaagaaagcgaaaaacagAAACCTGCCATTTTCGTGGAAGGCAAAAATATAAGTGTTTTGACAAGCATTGGAGAAActcacattttttgttgcgaCAACTGCTTTATCTCTGATACTCCTACTGTCCAGAATGGAAAACATCACCAACAGGGACAAGTTTACGAGTGCCTGGCTAAGCCTTTACTTTCACAAGCTTTCAAGGGCTTCAACACCTGCATGTTTGCCTATGGGCAAACAGGCACTGGCAAAAGCTATAGCATGATGGGGAAAATTGGAAATAGAAACGAATTAGATCAAGCTTCTGGGATTATACCTCGTTTTTGCTTCGATCTTTTTCTTCGAATCGAAGAACTAGCAAAGAACCCAACTGCCGAGAGACTATCCATCGAAATTGAAGTcagtttttttgaaatctacAAAGAACGAATCCAAGATCTGTTATGTTCGTCGAGCAAAACAGGTGGCAATTTGTCAGTTCGTGAGCAtccaaaaaat GGCCCTTATGTGGTTAACCTTACCAAGTGCTCTGTCACTTCATTTGAGGAGGTACAGCGGTGGCTTTCTGTTGGAAATCAAAGACGGATCGTAGCATCGACGTCTGACAACAAACGCAGCTCGCGTTCTCATGTTATTTTTACCATTACTTTAGCGCAAA GTTTTGAAGAACAGGTGGCAGGGAAAATGGAAATGGTACGGAAACAGAGCCGCGTCAACTTTATAGATTTAGCTGGTAGTGAAAGAATGGCTTCTTTATCAGTTGGAGTTCGCCGGCAGGAAAGCTTAGCCATAAACCTTTCTCTATTCACATTGGGAAAAGTAATAACAGCTTTAGCAGAGAAAAAATTCGCACCATACAG AGAATCAGTTCTGACATGGCTGTTGAAGGAAAGTTTGGGAGGTAACTCCAAAACAGTAATGTTGGCAACCGTCAGTCCGAATGTTGCCCATATAGAAGCTACGCTATCCACATTGCGATACTCCTGCTTG GCCAGTAAAATTGTAAATGCTCCGACGATCTGCGAGACTCCTAAAGCTTGCTCGAATAAACCTTCACTTGCTGAAACCGTTGGAGCGACAAGTCATGTTGAAAATTCTCCTGCGCGAATCAAAGAGCTCGAAAGTACAGTCCGTCATCTCAGCGATCTCCTCGCAGAAgttgaaaataagaaagattctgaatggaaagagaaaatggcacAAGCAGAATTAAAACGCATCGAAGCCGAACAAGCTCTTTCCAATCATGGCCTTTCTAGTTACATCGATCCTCAACAGCCATACCTAATCAACATTAATCGG GATCCTTTGTTGTCCGAAACAATGTTTTTCCCGCTGAATCCTGGTAAAAACATGGTGGGCCCTATGGTATGTTCAAATGACCCGCCATCTATCCAGCTAAACGGGTTGACGATCGAGGAAAACCATTGCTGCATCGAATATGATGATGATCTTCGAATATTTGCCAACGCTGAAACCTACGTTAACGGGCAGCTAGTTGGCACAGAAAAAGTCGTTTTGTGTCATGGTGATCGCATTATTATCGGTGGAAcccatcattttcatttgcataatCCAAAAGATTCCCAATTCCACGAAAAAAGGGCTAATGGG GTTCCCGACTTTGAGACATCGTACCAGGAGCTGCGAGATGTTCAAGAAAAAGTCTTGCAGGTAGCCGTTGAAGAAGCCCAACAAAAGGCACGGCAGCAAATGATATCAGAAATCTCAGATCTTCGTAGAGAAGCAAATTTAGAAATTTCATTCCGACAGCGTTCGAATGAGGATAAGACGGAGAATTGCAATGGTATTTCGCAAGAACAGCAACTTAATGCAACCCCATCCGCATCAATTAACTGGCAAGAATTGGAACTTCTTCTTCGCGACTCCCAGAGAAAATTGGAGCAGCCACCCAACAATCCCCTTCAA GAATCGTCGTTTGTCGTCCAGTCTATGTTGAACGAGGCTAATTCTATTTGCCGACGTTTTCACCAGCCTTACAGATTTACCCGTAAAGAGGCAATCACTGAAGATTTACAGTCTGCTATTTGTGTCAAGGATCAAAATCTTCAGCACATAATGTATTGGAGTTTtgacaaaatgaaacagcgTTTGAAAGCTTTGCGGGATGCAGTGCAAGATTCGAAAACTTTTCCCACAGAAGTTTTTTTCGATGGCGGTGATATTTGGCAGAGAGAAGATGATGCCTCTGTATTTTTTGCTCCCGCAACAAGAGCAAAACTGGAAAGGCTGCTTAAAGGTGTGAATTTTAACGACAGCAATGTCTCATTTCTCGATGAGAGCAAATTTAGCTATCGCTCTCCACGTCGGTCAAGTTTACTTCCTCGATCGCCAACCGTTAACGAAAGGTCTGGTGTAGCGTGCCAGGAATTGATTCACAACTTCGCTGTCGACGAAAATTTAATGTCTGCCTTCTGTTCCATCGCATCTTGCCTTCAATCACAATTGGATCATCCTGATTGCACGTCGAGCTTTGCCATTACGCTAACATCGAACACACTATCTCTACTGTCAGTATTCCCAGGACTGGTTGATTTTATGCTCAGTACTAGGGAAGTACCTGCAAACTTGCGAATCAATTGGGCACAATCTTGCAAAGAACTAAAACAGAATTTACAAAAATGTGTGGAATTTGTCCTACAG GGCGTCTCATTGGACTCCGCAGGTCTTTTCAATCAGTGGATAGATTTGACAAAAGATTCCCTGAACGCCATTCTTACCACGTACGGCGAACtagctgttgttgtttttaaggAACTCCCGTGTTTGCCATTGATGTCTCGTACGACTACTGTATCCAGCTTCGTTTCAGCACTCAGCAAAGTGCACGAATCGCTTATTCTTTTGGCTGAAGgcgtcaaaatgaaaatagaacaACTCCCTAACAAGAATTCTCCATTAGCCAATCCTAGTTTGGCGGATAATGGATGCCATATGGCGAATGCTTGTTACAGTAGCATACATCATGTTACAAGCCTTCTTGAAGACCTTAGACCCATTGCCTACACGGATTTCTCCAATTCCGACGAAATGGAACTCGAAGAACTATTTTTGAAACATCGTGAGCTAGTggatgttttattttgtatggGTAAAACTATTGACCAGTTGTTTCTGCATCTTGAGCTTAATGTGTTGTCACAAGTTAAAGTTTGTGCAGCTGCATTGAAAGCTCAAGCATTTGATTATGCAAATCGTATGGGTGCTTCCGACAACCCCTTCTTAAGTGACCTCTCATTTGCAATTTTAACAATCCACAGATTAGTTGCCGAAAAGAGGAGAATGGTGGACTTGCAAAGAGGACGGAACATACATTATAGTCCTGTTCCTCCACAAATGCTCGTCACCCCTACACGCAAACCCAATGTTGATGACACTAATGATCTTGTAACTAGAAACGTCTAG